In Trichocoleus desertorum ATA4-8-CV12, one DNA window encodes the following:
- the cobA gene encoding uroporphyrinogen-III C-methyltransferase: MTADANLTTIGAPTYLGKVYLVGAGPGDPGLLTVKGKTLLECADIVIYDALVSPQILALINPRAEKIDAGKRRGRHSLVQEETTQLLIEKAQTQAVIVRLKGGDPFVFGRGGEEMEDLMRAGVSVEVVPGVTSGIAAPAYAGIPLTHRLHSSSVTFVTGHETAGKYRPEVNWSAIAHGSETIVVYMGIHNLPYILSELQAAGLGAETPIALIRWGTRPDQEELIGTFSTIVAQMEAAEFSAPAIAVIGSVVNLHALLSSSRPSELGVRDEG, from the coding sequence ATGACTGCTGACGCTAACCTCACAACCATTGGTGCTCCAACTTACCTCGGTAAGGTGTATTTAGTTGGCGCAGGACCGGGAGACCCAGGTTTGCTGACAGTGAAAGGCAAAACCCTACTGGAGTGCGCTGATATCGTCATTTACGATGCGCTGGTCAGCCCCCAAATTTTGGCCTTGATTAATCCTCGTGCTGAAAAAATCGATGCAGGTAAGCGCCGGGGCCGTCACTCTTTGGTGCAAGAAGAAACTACTCAACTCCTGATCGAAAAAGCTCAAACTCAAGCAGTGATCGTGCGTCTCAAAGGCGGCGACCCGTTTGTATTTGGTCGCGGCGGCGAAGAAATGGAAGATTTGATGCGAGCAGGGGTGTCTGTGGAGGTTGTGCCGGGAGTGACTTCTGGAATTGCTGCTCCCGCCTATGCCGGAATTCCCCTCACCCATCGCTTGCATAGTTCTTCTGTCACCTTTGTCACAGGTCACGAGACCGCAGGCAAATACCGTCCAGAAGTCAATTGGTCAGCGATCGCTCACGGCTCGGAGACGATTGTGGTCTATATGGGGATTCACAACTTGCCCTACATCTTAAGCGAGCTACAGGCAGCTGGGCTGGGAGCAGAAACCCCCATTGCCTTAATTCGTTGGGGTACTCGTCCAGACCAAGAAGAACTCATTGGCACCTTCAGCACTATCGTGGCCCAGATGGAAGCCGCTGAATTTAGCGCCCCAGCGATCGCGGTGATTGGCTCAGTGGTTAATTTACATGCCCTGCTTTCTAGTTCTCGGCCTTCGGAATTGGGCGTGAGGGATGAGGGATGA